TCAGTCCGCCCGGGCCGTTCGGCGTGCCTCGACGCGGTAGGCCGACCGGCGTCCTCGGCGACGTTCACCAGCGCAGTGACCAGGAGCACAACCCCGGGCCGCAGTCCCAGCTCGCCGCGGTTGCGCACTGAATGAGTCATTGAGGTACTGGAGCGCACCGAATGACTCATTCAGTGCGTACAACGCACCTAACGCGGCATTCACGTCGGGCTGGGCGGGGCCAGGCGTGTGGTCTAGGGGAGCTTCCACTCGACCGGTGCGGCGCCCTGCTCCTCAAGGAGCTTGTTGGCCCTGCTGAAGGGGCGCGAGCCGAAGAAGCCGTTGTGCGCGGACATGGGGCTCGGGTGCGCCGACTCCACGCAGGGCACGTTCGGCATGGTGGGCCGGAGGTTGCGCGCGTCGCGGCCCCACAGGATCGCCACCATCGGCTTGTCGCGCTGGGCGAGCGCCCTGATGGCCTGCTCGGTGATCTCCTCCCAGCCCTTGCCGCGGTGCGCGGCGGGCTTGCGCGGCTCCACCGTCAGCGCCCTGTTGAGCAGCAGCACGCCCTGGTCCACCCACGGCGACAGGTCACCGCTGGAGGGCAGCGGCAGCCCGAGGTCCTGCTCGTACTCCTTGAAGATGTTGATCAGGCTGGCGGGCGGGCGCACCCCGGGGGCGACGGAGAAGCTGAGCCCGACCGCGTGCCCGGGCGTCGGGTACGGGTCCTGGCCGACGATGAGCACCCGCACATCGTCGAAGGGCTGTTGGAACGCCCGCAGCACGTTCTCCCCCGCGGGCAGGTACTCCCGACCTGCGGCGATCTCCGCGCGCAGGAACTCACCCATCGCGGCGATGCGGTCCTCGACCGGCGCGAGGGCCTTCGCCCAACCGGCATCCATGATCTCGTTCAACGGTCGTCCAGACACGGGGCGTGACGATAGCGGGCCGCACTCACCCGAGTTCGGCCGCTACCGCCTCGACCATCGCGCTGCGCAGCCGAACGTCGTCGCGTACCCGGGGCTGGTGCTCCATGTGGTAGAACCGCCCGCCGATCCGCCTGGTGTACCTGGCTTGCGGGTTCTTCGTGGCTCCGACCGACGGCCAGTTGCTGCCGTCGAAGACCTCCGTGCGCACGCCTGCCGCGCGCATCCGTTGTGCGATGCGGTGCAGCTGCGCGTGCGGTCTCGCGCTTCCGTTGCTGAGCACCACATCGGGATAGTGGTCCTCGACGAAACCGTGGTACTGCAACACATCCGTGCTCGCGGTGGTCAACCGCTCGTGCACGGCCTGGAAGAGGCTGCGCGGGTTTCGCGCCATGTCCGAAGGCGGTTCCCAACCGTCGCGCGGTCGTCCGTTCGCATAGCGATGTGTGCCTGCCAAAAGGAGCAACGACGCCTGGCAACGATGGAGCGCCTCTACGCCGAAATCGGGCGTATACCTGTCGTGGCGCGGATGTGGCACCTCTACGACCACGTCGCGGTACGGAGGCAGACGGAGGTAGTAGGAGCCCCAACAACGCTTGTAAGCCGCCGTTTCACGCACTATGTGGAAGTCGCCGTGCACAGGGTCGCGCAGCTTCAGGAGTTCGTAGTCGACGCGCGCGAGCAGGGAGACCGCCTCGTCCAACCGGCCGGCGCGTGCGGCGACGATCCCTTCCGCGGCCACCGCGACCTCGGTGGGCCGGCCGACGACGAAGCGGTCACTCCCCTCTTCCGGCAGCTTGTCGTTCTCTTCGAGGACGGCGTCGAGCAGCGACTGGTGGATCAGTCCAACCTCCGGAGCTTGGTGCGGTACTCGGCGATGTTGGCCACGTACATGGCGACGGGAATGTCCACATTGTCCTCGGCGACCTCGAAGCCCTCCCGGATCCGCGCGGGAACCCCGAGCGCCATGCGGCGGCTGGGCACCCGCCCGCCGAAGGACACCACCGCACCGGCCCCGACGACGGCACCCGCGCCGACCTCCGCGCCGTTGAGCACGACGGACCCGGAGCCGATCAGGCAGCGGTCGCCGATGGTCGCGCCCTCGATGTGCACGTTGTGGCCGACAACGCACTCCGCACCGATCAGGGCCGGGTGGATCGGCGTGCAGTGCACCACGGTTCCGTCCTGGACGCTCGTGCGCTCACCGACCTCGATCCGCCCGTAGTCACCGCGCAACACCGCCTGCGGCCACACCGACGCGTGCGCGCGGAGCACGACGTTGCCGATCACCGTGGCATCGGGGTGGACGTAGGCATCGGGGTGAACGTCCGGTACGAGCTCGCCGAGAGCGTAAATGGCCATGTCGCACAGTATCCGGCCACTCAGTGTCAGACCCCCTGTCTACCGTCGCCCCCGTGCTGACGAACTGAGTTCACCAGCGATGACGACGGCAGCACGGTCCACCCACGCGCAGGAGGCGGTGAAACGCGTGCTGACACGACTCCAGGAGAACCCGGCCCGCCCAGGGATGTGGCTGGGCACCGTGCTGGCCCGGCTGGGCGCACTGCCGGGCCGGCTGCTCGCCTACGCGCGCGACCGGCTGGGCACGCCGCACGGGGCCGCCCGAGCCGTTGCGCCGCACCAGGTGCGACGGCCTCCGGTGCTGGTCCCCGGTGAGCCCTGGACGGACCAGGCGATCGCCGAGCTCGCCGCACTGCCGCCGGAGCACGCGCGGTGCTGGGAGGAGCTGCTGCGGCACGCGCTCGCGCTGGTGGCCTCGCGCCCGGCGAAGAAGTGGCGCACCAGGGCGCGGGAGCTGCTGGACGCGCTCGGCGCCGACGAGGTGTTCGGCAGGACCGACCGCTGGCTCGCCACCTTCGCAACGGCGCCGCCCGGTCCGGC
The window above is part of the Allokutzneria albata genome. Proteins encoded here:
- a CDS encoding uracil-DNA glycosylase translates to MSGRPLNEIMDAGWAKALAPVEDRIAAMGEFLRAEIAAGREYLPAGENVLRAFQQPFDDVRVLIVGQDPYPTPGHAVGLSFSVAPGVRPPASLINIFKEYEQDLGLPLPSSGDLSPWVDQGVLLLNRALTVEPRKPAAHRGKGWEEITEQAIRALAQRDKPMVAILWGRDARNLRPTMPNVPCVESAHPSPMSAHNGFFGSRPFSRANKLLEEQGAAPVEWKLP
- a CDS encoding gamma carbonic anhydrase family protein — protein: MAIYALGELVPDVHPDAYVHPDATVIGNVVLRAHASVWPQAVLRGDYGRIEVGERTSVQDGTVVHCTPIHPALIGAECVVGHNVHIEGATIGDRCLIGSGSVVLNGAEVGAGAVVGAGAVVSFGGRVPSRRMALGVPARIREGFEVAEDNVDIPVAMYVANIAEYRTKLRRLD